In one window of Enoplosus armatus isolate fEnoArm2 chromosome 7, fEnoArm2.hap1, whole genome shotgun sequence DNA:
- the nme7 gene encoding nucleoside diphosphate kinase homolog 7 isoform X2, with protein sequence MDDRYAFLAEWYDPTAALLRRYQLFYYPKDGSVEMFDVKNQRIFLRRTKYDDLHPEDLFVGNRVNVLSRQLNLIDYGDQYTANKLGSKKERTLALIKPDVVTKIGDVLELIYSSNLIVTKAKMTKLTWSQAADFYVEHQSKPFFNNLVQFVSSGPVVAMELMGDEAMSIWRRLLGPADSAVARKEAPQSVRAQFGTDGVKNVGHGSDSLAAAARELEFFFPSTIGHGPSNTAIYTDCTCCIIKPHAISEGLTGKILNSISAAGFEISALQMFNVDRANAEEFYEVYKGVVTEYTSMVTELCSGPCMVLEIHGIDTPQSFREFCGPADP encoded by the exons ATG GATGATCGCTATGCCTTTCTCGCTGAGTGGTATGACCCTACTGCAGCTCTCCTGCGGCGCTACCAACTGTTCTACTACCCCAAAGATGGCTCAGTGGAAATG tttgaTGTAAAAAACCAGCGAATATTTTTGAGACGGACCAAATATGACGACCTCCATCCAGAGGACCTGTTCGTTGGGAATCGAGTGAATGTGTTGTCACGGCAGCTCAATCTCATTGACTATGGAGATCAGTACACAGCAAACAAACTTGGCAGCAAAAAAGAAAG AACTCTTGCTTTGATAAAGCCAGACGTAGTTACCAAGATCGGAGATGTCCTTGAGTTGATATACTCCTCCAACCTGATTGTGACCAAAGCCAAAATGACAAAGCTTACGTG GAGCCAAGCGGCAGACTTTTATGTGGAACATCAGTCAAAGCCTTTCTTCAA CAACCTGGTGCAGTTTGTGTCTTCGGGCcctgtggttgccatggagcTGATGGGTGATGAGGCCATGTCTATCTGGAGGAGGCTCTTGGGACCTGCAGACTCTGCTGTGGCCCGGAAGGAGGCACCGCAGAGTGTCCGTGCCCAGTTTGGAACAGATGGCGTAAAAAATGTTGGACATGGCTCTGACTCACTTGCTGCAGCAGCACGA gAGCTTgaattttttttcccatccacAATTGGCCACGGTCCCTCTAATACAGCCATCTATACAGACTGCACATGCTGCATCATCAAACCTCATGCCATATCAGAAG gtcTGACCGGGAAGATCCTGAACTCCATATCTGCAGCTGGATTTGAAATCTCAGCCCTTCAGATG TTCAACGTGGACCGGGCCAATGCAGAAGAATTCTATGAAGTGTACAAAGGTGTCGTCACCGAGTATACT AGTATGGTGACCGAGCTGTGTTCTGGACCCTGCATGGTCCTAGAGATCCATGGCATCGACACACCGCAGTCATTCAGGGAATTCTGTGGGCCCGCCGATCCA
- the LOC139287853 gene encoding uncharacterized protein has translation MGSSARLRRYMSDNGPLILDGGLATELEAQGIKLQGDPLWSARLLHTNPQAIRDAHHRFLLSGADVITTATYQASITGFINHMDVSSERARELLMSGVHLAKETVDRFVSDSRPTGQRWPLVAGSVGPYGAFLHNGSEYTGAYAEEMSVEELKVWHRPQMDCLAAAGADFIAFETIPSIKEAEALVELLREFPNSKAWLSFSCKDGKCISDGSTFTDAVQIANRSTQLVAVGVNCCSPALVEPLLDSARSLLSPDMSWVVYPNSGEEWDTEQGWLTSEKASASIPDLSRTWVKQGAALIGGCCRIAPAHIAELRHQLKGSSPASAV, from the exons ATGGGTTCCTCTGCTCGCCTAAGACGTTACATGAGTGATAATGGACCATTAATCTTGGATGGCGGACTAGCAACTGAACTGGAAGCGCAAGGAATCAAATTACAG GGAGATCCTTTGTGGAGCGCCAGGCTTTTGCATACTAACCCCCAGGCCATAAGAGATGCTCATCACAG GTTTCTCCTCAGTGGGGCTGATGTTATCACAACGGCTACATACCAGGCAAGTATTACAGGATTCATCAATCACATGGACGTGAGCTCTGAGCGCGCCAGAGAGCTGCTGATGTCTGGAGTTCACCTGGCCAAAGAGACAGTGGACAGATTTGTCTCTGACAGTCGTCCAACAG GGCAGAGATGGCCCTTGGTGGCAGGCTCTGTTGGACCGTACGGGGCCTTTCTGCACAACGGCTCCGAGTACACTGGGGCGTATGCAGAGGAGATGAGTGTAGAA GAGCTTAAAGTTTGGCATCGGCCGCAGATGGACTGcttagcagcagcaggagctgatTTCATTGCCTTTGAGACAATCCCAAGTATCAAAGAGGCGGAGGCTTTGGTTGAGCTGCTCAGGGAGTTCCCAAACTCTAAAGCCTGGCTTTCCTTCTCCTGCAAG GATGGGAAGTGTATATCAGATGGCAGCACGTTCACCGATGCAGTGCAGATTGCAAACAGATCCACGCAGCTGGTCGCCGTAGGAGTCAACTGCTGCTCCCCAGCGCTGGTGGAGCCGCTGCTGGACTCTGCCAGGTCTCTGCTGAGCCCAGACATGAGCTGGGTGGTGTACCCCAACAGTGGAGAGGAGTGGGACACCGAGCAGGG GTGGCTAACATCAGAGAAAGCATCAGCATCAATACCTGACCTAAGTCGTACATGGGTGAAGCAAGGCGCTGCTCTGATAG GCGGTTGCTGCCGAATCGCCCCCGCTCACATAGCAGAGCTACGACACCAGTTAAAAGGAAGTTCTCCAGCTTCTGCAGTGTGA
- the LOC139288246 gene encoding basic immunoglobulin-like variable motif-containing protein, giving the protein MPNTSEGQGANLPGPVDPSGIQRPTDGEEERGLISSLARDAARVRRASSAELHLPWTCPVTHSREKFYTVCSDYALLNQAASVYCPPNAARDVVPNKQDGGLSLVKPKPSADFSAGHPGGAHVGSDGDCDMVEVSSGHTKPILAWEIDTTDFNAVLTRKIRTSNVKKSSTKKMKSSDRPSRNLQDVPPHASLEEIKQRKVLDLRRWYCISRPQYKTSCGISSLVSCWNFLYSTLGAGSLPPISQEEALHILGFQPPFEEIKFGPFTGNATLMRWFRQINDNFRVRGCSYILYKPHGKHKTAGETAEGALMKLTQGLKDESMAYIYHCQNHYFCPVGFEATPLKAAKAYRGPLPTNEMEYWILIGEPSRKHPAIHCKKWLDIVTDLNTQNPEYLDIRHTERGIQRRKTKKVGGNLHCIMAFQRVNWQKLGPWALNLENLRHDFHHAGTDRAHGSVAEETEERTSSKRLAYLGRSHSMGSQKDTSWKRLSNTTEYRQRSSPDSDLEEDITD; this is encoded by the exons ATGCCTAATACATCAGAAGGTCAAGGAGCAAACCTTCCTGGGCCAGTGGACCCCTCAGGGATACAGAGGCCCACCGATGGGGAGGAGGAACGTGGTCTGATCAGCTCCCTCGCCCGGGACGCTGCGAGAGTAAGGAGGGCTTCCAGTGCAGAACTCCACCTGCCGTGGACCTGCCCAGTCACACACTCCCGTGAGAAGTTCTACACAGTCTGCTCCGACTATGCTCTCCTCAACCAGGCTGCTTCTGTGTACTGTCCCCCAAACGCAGCCAGGGATGTGGTCCCGAACAAGCAGGATGGTGGGCTATCACTTGTGAAGCCCAAACCTTCAGCTGACTTCAGCGCCGGGCACCCTGGAGGGGCCCATGTGGGATCAGATGGGGACTGTGACATGGTGGAAGTGTCCTCCGGCCACACAAAGCCTATTTTGGCCTGggagattgataccacagaCTTCAATGCTGTGCTCACTAGAAAAATAAGAACAA GCAAtgtgaagaaaagcagcaccaAGAAGATGAAGTCATCAGACAGACCCAGCCGAAATCTGCAAGACGTCCCTCCTCACGCCTCACTGGAGGagatcaaacagagaaaagtgctAGACCTCAGAAGATG GTACTGCATCAGTCGGCCACAGTACAAGACGTCATGTGGAATCTCTTCATTGGTGTCCTGCTGGAACTTCTTGTACAGCACTCTGGGTGCAGGGAG TCTTCCACCCATCTCTCAGGAGGAGGCTCTGCATATTCTGGGTTTCCAGCCGCCTTTTGAAGAAATCAAGTTCGGCCCTTTCACTGGCAATGCGACTCTAATGCG GTGGTTCAGACAAATCAACGACAATTTCCGCGTGCGAGGTTGCTCCTACATTCTGTACAAACCACATGGGAAACACAAGACGGCGGGAGAAACAG CCGAAGGAGCGTTGATGAAACTGACACAAGGGCTGAAGGATGAGTCTATGGCCTACATTTACCACTGCCAGAACCACTACTTCTGCCCAGTGGGCTTTGAAGCCACGCCACTCAAAGCAGCAAAGGCTTACAG GGGCCCTCTACCCACAAATGAAATGGAGTACTGGATCCTTATTGGTGAACCCAGTAGGAAACACCCAGCTATTCACTGTAAAAA ATGGCTGGACATTGTGACTGACCTCAACACACAAAATCCAGAATACCTGGACATTCGCCACACAGAGAGGGGCATTCAGCGCCGCAAAACCAAAAAG GTGGGTGGCAACCTGCACTGCATCATGGCCTTCCAGAGGGTGAACTGGCAGAAGCTCGGCCCCTGGGCTCTAAACTTGGAGAACCTGCGCCACGACTTCCACCACGCCGGCACAGATCGGGCCCACGGGAGTGTCGCCGAGGAAACGGAGGAGAGAACGTCATCCAAGCGCCTTGCCTACCTGGGACGCTCGCACAGCATGGGAAGTCAGAAAGACACCAGCTGGAAACGCCTGTCCAACACTACAGAGTACAGACAGAGGAGCTCCCCTGACAGCGATCTCGAAGAAGACATCACAGACTGA
- the LOC139287883 gene encoding inosine-uridine preferring nucleoside hydrolase → MAKKQVIIDTDCGIDDAQAIMMALAAPNIQIVGVTCVFGNAAVENVCQNVLRVLSVCEREGIPVFRGSGGPLIGASNPVSDHFGTDGLGDVIEDKDPQWEEKIQSEHAVNAMIRLVTENQKQVSLVALGPLTNLALAVRLDPCFPQKLKDLYIMGGNIEGKGNVTLCAEFNFAMDPESAYIVLEEFLCPTYLASWEYSCRNSLTWDFYEQLISQDAPAASFMKMITSKCWAYSKEAMMNKRDVYFGPGFVSYDAYAMAACIDGSVVTERIECPVRVELQGSISRGMMALDRTNELKKSHSVFVMTKCDVVKFSQLLMESVRQPCKK, encoded by the exons ATGGCAAAGAAGCAGGTGATCATCGACACAGACTGCGGCATAGACGATGCTCAGGCTATAATGATGGCCTTGGCGGCACCCAACATTCAGATCGTGGGTGTCACCTGTGTGTTTGGGAACGCAGCAGTTGAGAATGTGTGTCAGAATGTCCTGAGGGTGCTCTCCGTCTGTGAGCGTGAGGGG ATTCCAGTGTTTCGTGGTTCCGGTGGTCCTCTGATTGGAGCCAGTAACCCAGTTAGTGACCACTTTGGAACTGATGGACTTGGGGATGTGATTGAAGACAAAGACCCACAGTGGGAGGAGAAAATCCAGAGCGAACATGCGGTCAATGCAATGATTAGGCTGGTGACTGAGAACCAGAAGCAG GTCTCCTTGGTGGCCCTTGGCCCGCTCACTAATCTGGCATTGGCTGTCCGACTGGATCCATGTTTTCCCCAAAAGCTCAAAGATTTGTACATTATGGGTGGCAACATAGAAG GAAAAGGAAATGTGACACTATGTGCAGAGTTTAACTTTGCAATGGATCCAGAGTCTGCCTACATTGTTCTTGAGGAGTTTCTCTGCCCTACATACCTGGCATCATGGGAATATTCCTGCAGAAACTCCTTGACGTGG GACTTCTATGAACAGTTGATCAGCCAGGACGCACCTGCTGCTAGCTTTATGAAGATGATAACATCTAAATGTTGGGCTTACTCTAAAGAGGCTATGATGAATAAGAGAGACGTGTACTTTGGACCTGGCTTTGTCTCTTACGATGCCTATGCGATGGCAGCCTGCATTGACGGCAGCGTGGTAACAGAGAGAATCGAGTGTCCCGTCCGTGTGGAGTTGCAGGGCTCAATCTCTCGTGGTATGATGGCACTAGATCGCACAAATGAGCTGAAGAAGagccacagtgtgtttgttatgaCTAAATGTGATGTTGTCAAGTTTAGTCAGTTACTCATGGAGTCTGTTAGACAACCTTGTAAGAAGTAA